In Papio anubis isolate 15944 chromosome 17, Panubis1.0, whole genome shotgun sequence, the following are encoded in one genomic region:
- the UBTF gene encoding nucleolar transcription factor 1 isoform X2 translates to MNGEADCPTDLEMAAPKGQDRWSQEDMLTLLECMKNNLPSNDSSKFKTTESHMDWEKVAFKDFSGDMCKLKWVEISNEVRKFRTLTELILDAQEHVKNPYKGKKLKKHPDFPKKPLTPYFRFFMEKRAKYAKLHPEMSNLDLTKILSKKYKELPEKKKMKYIQDFQREKQEFERNLARFREDHPDLIQNAKKSDIPEKPKTPQQLWYTHEKKVYLKVRPDEIMRDYIQKHPELNISEEGITKSTLTKAERQLKDKFDGRPTKPPPNSYSLYCAELMANMKDVPSTERMVLCSQQWKLLSQKEKDAYHKKCDQKKKDYEVELLRFLESLPEEEQQRVLGEEKMLNINKKQATSPASKKPAQEGGKGGSEKPKRPVSAMFIFSEEKRRQLQEERPELSESELTRLLARMWNDLSEKKKAKYKAREAALKAQSERKPGGGEREERGKLPESPKRAEEIWQQSVIGDYLARFKNDRVKALKAMEMTWNNMEKKEKLMWIKKAAEDQKRYERELSEMRAPPAATNSSKKMKFQGEPKKPPMNGYQKFSQELLSNGELNHLPLKERMVEIGSRWQRISQSQKEHYKKLAEEQQKQYKVHLDLWVKSLSPQDRAAYKEYISNKRKSMTKLRGPNPKSSRTTLQSKSESEEDDEEDEDDEDEDEEEEDDENGDSSEDGGDSSESSSEDESEDGDENEEDDEDEDDDEDDDEDEDNESEGSSSSSSSSGDSSDSDSN, encoded by the exons ATGAACGGAGAAGCCGACTGCCCCACAGACCTGGAAATGGCCGCCCCCAAAGGCCAAG ACCGTTGGTCCCAGGAAGACATGCTGACTTTGCTGGAATGCATGAAGAACAACCTTCCATCCAATGACAGCTCCAAATTCAAAACCACCGAATCACATATGGACTGGGAAAAAGTTGCATTTAAGGACTTTTCTGGAGACATGTGCAAGCTCAAATGGGTGGAGATTTCTAACGAG GTGAGGAAGTTCCGTACATTGACAGAATTGATCCTCGATGCTCAGGAACATGTTAAAAATCCTTACAAAGGCAAAAAACTGAAG aaacacccagaCTTCCCAAAGAAGCCCCTGACCCCTTATTTCCGCTTCTTCATGGAGAAGCGGGCCAAGTATGCGAAACTCCACCCTGAGATGAGCAACCTGGACCTAACCAAGATTCTGTCCAAGAAATACAAGGAGCTTCCGGAGAAGAAGAAG ATGAAATATATTCAGGACttccagagagagaaacaggagtTCGAGCGAAACCTGGCCCGATTCAG GGAGGATCACCCCGACCTAATCCAGAATGCCAAGAAATCGGACATCCCAGAGAAGCCCAAAACCCCCCAGCAGCTGTGGTACACCCACGAGAAGAAGGTGTATCTCAAAGTGCGGCCAGAT GAGATCATGAGAGACTATATCCAGAAGCACCCAGAGCTGAACATCAGTGAGGAGGGCATCACCAAGTCCACCCTCACCAAAGCTGAACGCCAGCTCAAGGACAAGTTTGATGGGCGACCCACTAAGCCACCTCC GAACAGCTACTCGCTGTACTGCGCAGAGCTCATGGCCAACATGAAGGACGTGCCCAGCACGGAGCGCATGGTGCTGTGCAGCCAGCAGTGGAAGCTGCTGTCCCAGAAGGAGAAGGACGCCTATCACAAGAAGTGTGACCAG aaaaagaaagattacgAGGTGGAGCTGCTCCGTTTCCTGGAG AGCCTGCCTGAGGAGGAGCAGCAGCGGGTCCTGGGGGAGGAGAAGATGCTGAACATCAACAAGAAGCAGGCCACCAGCCCCGCCTCCAAGAAGCCAGCCCAGGAAGGGGGCAAG GGCGGCTCCGAGAAGCCCAAGCGGCCCGTGTCGGCCATGTTCATCTTCTCGGAGGAGAAGCGGCGGCAGCTGCAGGAGGAGCGGCCTGAGCTCTCCGAGAGCGAGCTGACCCGCCTGCTGGCCCGAATGTGGAACGACCTGTCTGAGAAGAAGAAG GCCAAGTACAAGGCCCGGGAGGCGGCTCTCAAGGCTCAGTCGGAGAGGAAGCCCGGCGGCGGGGAGCGCGAGGAACGGGGCAAGCTGCCCGAGTCCCCCAAGAGAGCTGAGGAGATCTGGCAACAGAGTGTCATCGGCGACTACCTGGCCCGCTTCAAG AATGACCGGGTGAAGGCCTTGAAAGCCATGGAAATGACCTGGAATAACatggaaaagaaggagaaactgATGTGGATTAAGAAGGCAGCCGAAGACCAAAAGCGATACGAG AGAGAGCTGAGTGAGATGCGGGCACCTCCAGCTGCTACAAATTCTTCTAAGAAGATGAAATTCCAGGGAGAACCCAAGAAGCCTCCCAT GAACGGTTACCAGAAGTTTTCCCAGGAGCTGCTGTCCAATGGGGAGCTGAACCACCTGCCGCTGAAGGAGCGCATGGTGGAAATAGGCAGCCGTTGGCAGCGCATCTCCCAGAGCCAGAAGGAGCACTACAAAAAGCTGGCCGAGGAGCAGCAAAAGCAGTACAAGGTGCATCTGGACCTCTGGGTCAAG AGCCTGTCTCCCCAGGACCGTGCAGCATATAAAGAGTACATCTCCAAC AAACGTAAGAGCATGACCAAGCTGCGAGGCCCAAACCCCAAATCCAGCCGGACTACTCTGCAGTCCAAGTCG GAGTCCGAGGAGGATGATGAAGAGGATGAGgatgatgaggatgaggatgaagaagaggaagatgatGAGAATGGGGACTCCTCTGAAGATGGCGGCGACTCCTCCGAGTCCAGCAGCGAGGACGAGAGCGAGGATGGGGATGAG AATGAAGAGGATGATGAGGACGAAGATGACGACGAGGATGACGATGAGGATGAAGACAACGAGTCCGAGGGCAGCagctccagctcctcctcctcaggGGACTCCTCAGACTCTGACTCCAACTGA
- the UBTF gene encoding nucleolar transcription factor 1 isoform X1: protein MNGEADCPTDLEMAAPKGQDRWSQEDMLTLLECMKNNLPSNDSSKFKTTESHMDWEKVAFKDFSGDMCKLKWVEISNEVRKFRTLTELILDAQEHVKNPYKGKKLKKHPDFPKKPLTPYFRFFMEKRAKYAKLHPEMSNLDLTKILSKKYKELPEKKKMKYIQDFQREKQEFERNLARFREDHPDLIQNAKKSDIPEKPKTPQQLWYTHEKKVYLKVRPDATTKEVKDSLGKQWSQLSDKKRLKWIHKALEQRKEYEEIMRDYIQKHPELNISEEGITKSTLTKAERQLKDKFDGRPTKPPPNSYSLYCAELMANMKDVPSTERMVLCSQQWKLLSQKEKDAYHKKCDQKKKDYEVELLRFLESLPEEEQQRVLGEEKMLNINKKQATSPASKKPAQEGGKGGSEKPKRPVSAMFIFSEEKRRQLQEERPELSESELTRLLARMWNDLSEKKKAKYKAREAALKAQSERKPGGGEREERGKLPESPKRAEEIWQQSVIGDYLARFKNDRVKALKAMEMTWNNMEKKEKLMWIKKAAEDQKRYERELSEMRAPPAATNSSKKMKFQGEPKKPPMNGYQKFSQELLSNGELNHLPLKERMVEIGSRWQRISQSQKEHYKKLAEEQQKQYKVHLDLWVKSLSPQDRAAYKEYISNKRKSMTKLRGPNPKSSRTTLQSKSESEEDDEEDEDDEDEDEEEEDDENGDSSEDGGDSSESSSEDESEDGDENEEDDEDEDDDEDDDEDEDNESEGSSSSSSSSGDSSDSDSN from the exons ATGAACGGAGAAGCCGACTGCCCCACAGACCTGGAAATGGCCGCCCCCAAAGGCCAAG ACCGTTGGTCCCAGGAAGACATGCTGACTTTGCTGGAATGCATGAAGAACAACCTTCCATCCAATGACAGCTCCAAATTCAAAACCACCGAATCACATATGGACTGGGAAAAAGTTGCATTTAAGGACTTTTCTGGAGACATGTGCAAGCTCAAATGGGTGGAGATTTCTAACGAG GTGAGGAAGTTCCGTACATTGACAGAATTGATCCTCGATGCTCAGGAACATGTTAAAAATCCTTACAAAGGCAAAAAACTGAAG aaacacccagaCTTCCCAAAGAAGCCCCTGACCCCTTATTTCCGCTTCTTCATGGAGAAGCGGGCCAAGTATGCGAAACTCCACCCTGAGATGAGCAACCTGGACCTAACCAAGATTCTGTCCAAGAAATACAAGGAGCTTCCGGAGAAGAAGAAG ATGAAATATATTCAGGACttccagagagagaaacaggagtTCGAGCGAAACCTGGCCCGATTCAG GGAGGATCACCCCGACCTAATCCAGAATGCCAAGAAATCGGACATCCCAGAGAAGCCCAAAACCCCCCAGCAGCTGTGGTACACCCACGAGAAGAAGGTGTATCTCAAAGTGCGGCCAGAT GCCACTACGAAGGAGGTGAAGGACTCCCTGGGGAAGCAGTGGTCTCAGCTCTCGGACAAAAAGAGGCTGAAATGGATTCATAAGGCCCTGGAGCAGCGGAAGGAGTACGAG GAGATCATGAGAGACTATATCCAGAAGCACCCAGAGCTGAACATCAGTGAGGAGGGCATCACCAAGTCCACCCTCACCAAAGCTGAACGCCAGCTCAAGGACAAGTTTGATGGGCGACCCACTAAGCCACCTCC GAACAGCTACTCGCTGTACTGCGCAGAGCTCATGGCCAACATGAAGGACGTGCCCAGCACGGAGCGCATGGTGCTGTGCAGCCAGCAGTGGAAGCTGCTGTCCCAGAAGGAGAAGGACGCCTATCACAAGAAGTGTGACCAG aaaaagaaagattacgAGGTGGAGCTGCTCCGTTTCCTGGAG AGCCTGCCTGAGGAGGAGCAGCAGCGGGTCCTGGGGGAGGAGAAGATGCTGAACATCAACAAGAAGCAGGCCACCAGCCCCGCCTCCAAGAAGCCAGCCCAGGAAGGGGGCAAG GGCGGCTCCGAGAAGCCCAAGCGGCCCGTGTCGGCCATGTTCATCTTCTCGGAGGAGAAGCGGCGGCAGCTGCAGGAGGAGCGGCCTGAGCTCTCCGAGAGCGAGCTGACCCGCCTGCTGGCCCGAATGTGGAACGACCTGTCTGAGAAGAAGAAG GCCAAGTACAAGGCCCGGGAGGCGGCTCTCAAGGCTCAGTCGGAGAGGAAGCCCGGCGGCGGGGAGCGCGAGGAACGGGGCAAGCTGCCCGAGTCCCCCAAGAGAGCTGAGGAGATCTGGCAACAGAGTGTCATCGGCGACTACCTGGCCCGCTTCAAG AATGACCGGGTGAAGGCCTTGAAAGCCATGGAAATGACCTGGAATAACatggaaaagaaggagaaactgATGTGGATTAAGAAGGCAGCCGAAGACCAAAAGCGATACGAG AGAGAGCTGAGTGAGATGCGGGCACCTCCAGCTGCTACAAATTCTTCTAAGAAGATGAAATTCCAGGGAGAACCCAAGAAGCCTCCCAT GAACGGTTACCAGAAGTTTTCCCAGGAGCTGCTGTCCAATGGGGAGCTGAACCACCTGCCGCTGAAGGAGCGCATGGTGGAAATAGGCAGCCGTTGGCAGCGCATCTCCCAGAGCCAGAAGGAGCACTACAAAAAGCTGGCCGAGGAGCAGCAAAAGCAGTACAAGGTGCATCTGGACCTCTGGGTCAAG AGCCTGTCTCCCCAGGACCGTGCAGCATATAAAGAGTACATCTCCAAC AAACGTAAGAGCATGACCAAGCTGCGAGGCCCAAACCCCAAATCCAGCCGGACTACTCTGCAGTCCAAGTCG GAGTCCGAGGAGGATGATGAAGAGGATGAGgatgatgaggatgaggatgaagaagaggaagatgatGAGAATGGGGACTCCTCTGAAGATGGCGGCGACTCCTCCGAGTCCAGCAGCGAGGACGAGAGCGAGGATGGGGATGAG AATGAAGAGGATGATGAGGACGAAGATGACGACGAGGATGACGATGAGGATGAAGACAACGAGTCCGAGGGCAGCagctccagctcctcctcctcaggGGACTCCTCAGACTCTGACTCCAACTGA
- the UBTF gene encoding nucleolar transcription factor 1 isoform X3: protein MDNQVEVRKFRTLTELILDAQEHVKNPYKGKKLKKHPDFPKKPLTPYFRFFMEKRAKYAKLHPEMSNLDLTKILSKKYKELPEKKKMKYIQDFQREKQEFERNLARFREDHPDLIQNAKKSDIPEKPKTPQQLWYTHEKKVYLKVRPDATTKEVKDSLGKQWSQLSDKKRLKWIHKALEQRKEYEEIMRDYIQKHPELNISEEGITKSTLTKAERQLKDKFDGRPTKPPPNSYSLYCAELMANMKDVPSTERMVLCSQQWKLLSQKEKDAYHKKCDQKKKDYEVELLRFLESLPEEEQQRVLGEEKMLNINKKQATSPASKKPAQEGGKGGSEKPKRPVSAMFIFSEEKRRQLQEERPELSESELTRLLARMWNDLSEKKKAKYKAREAALKAQSERKPGGGEREERGKLPESPKRAEEIWQQSVIGDYLARFKNDRVKALKAMEMTWNNMEKKEKLMWIKKAAEDQKRYERELSEMRAPPAATNSSKKMKFQGEPKKPPMNGYQKFSQELLSNGELNHLPLKERMVEIGSRWQRISQSQKEHYKKLAEEQQKQYKVHLDLWVKSLSPQDRAAYKEYISNKRKSMTKLRGPNPKSSRTTLQSKSESEEDDEEDEDDEDEDEEEEDDENGDSSEDGGDSSESSSEDESEDGDENEEDDEDEDDDEDDDEDEDNESEGSSSSSSSSGDSSDSDSN from the exons ATGGACAACCAGGTTGAG GTGAGGAAGTTCCGTACATTGACAGAATTGATCCTCGATGCTCAGGAACATGTTAAAAATCCTTACAAAGGCAAAAAACTGAAG aaacacccagaCTTCCCAAAGAAGCCCCTGACCCCTTATTTCCGCTTCTTCATGGAGAAGCGGGCCAAGTATGCGAAACTCCACCCTGAGATGAGCAACCTGGACCTAACCAAGATTCTGTCCAAGAAATACAAGGAGCTTCCGGAGAAGAAGAAG ATGAAATATATTCAGGACttccagagagagaaacaggagtTCGAGCGAAACCTGGCCCGATTCAG GGAGGATCACCCCGACCTAATCCAGAATGCCAAGAAATCGGACATCCCAGAGAAGCCCAAAACCCCCCAGCAGCTGTGGTACACCCACGAGAAGAAGGTGTATCTCAAAGTGCGGCCAGAT GCCACTACGAAGGAGGTGAAGGACTCCCTGGGGAAGCAGTGGTCTCAGCTCTCGGACAAAAAGAGGCTGAAATGGATTCATAAGGCCCTGGAGCAGCGGAAGGAGTACGAG GAGATCATGAGAGACTATATCCAGAAGCACCCAGAGCTGAACATCAGTGAGGAGGGCATCACCAAGTCCACCCTCACCAAAGCTGAACGCCAGCTCAAGGACAAGTTTGATGGGCGACCCACTAAGCCACCTCC GAACAGCTACTCGCTGTACTGCGCAGAGCTCATGGCCAACATGAAGGACGTGCCCAGCACGGAGCGCATGGTGCTGTGCAGCCAGCAGTGGAAGCTGCTGTCCCAGAAGGAGAAGGACGCCTATCACAAGAAGTGTGACCAG aaaaagaaagattacgAGGTGGAGCTGCTCCGTTTCCTGGAG AGCCTGCCTGAGGAGGAGCAGCAGCGGGTCCTGGGGGAGGAGAAGATGCTGAACATCAACAAGAAGCAGGCCACCAGCCCCGCCTCCAAGAAGCCAGCCCAGGAAGGGGGCAAG GGCGGCTCCGAGAAGCCCAAGCGGCCCGTGTCGGCCATGTTCATCTTCTCGGAGGAGAAGCGGCGGCAGCTGCAGGAGGAGCGGCCTGAGCTCTCCGAGAGCGAGCTGACCCGCCTGCTGGCCCGAATGTGGAACGACCTGTCTGAGAAGAAGAAG GCCAAGTACAAGGCCCGGGAGGCGGCTCTCAAGGCTCAGTCGGAGAGGAAGCCCGGCGGCGGGGAGCGCGAGGAACGGGGCAAGCTGCCCGAGTCCCCCAAGAGAGCTGAGGAGATCTGGCAACAGAGTGTCATCGGCGACTACCTGGCCCGCTTCAAG AATGACCGGGTGAAGGCCTTGAAAGCCATGGAAATGACCTGGAATAACatggaaaagaaggagaaactgATGTGGATTAAGAAGGCAGCCGAAGACCAAAAGCGATACGAG AGAGAGCTGAGTGAGATGCGGGCACCTCCAGCTGCTACAAATTCTTCTAAGAAGATGAAATTCCAGGGAGAACCCAAGAAGCCTCCCAT GAACGGTTACCAGAAGTTTTCCCAGGAGCTGCTGTCCAATGGGGAGCTGAACCACCTGCCGCTGAAGGAGCGCATGGTGGAAATAGGCAGCCGTTGGCAGCGCATCTCCCAGAGCCAGAAGGAGCACTACAAAAAGCTGGCCGAGGAGCAGCAAAAGCAGTACAAGGTGCATCTGGACCTCTGGGTCAAG AGCCTGTCTCCCCAGGACCGTGCAGCATATAAAGAGTACATCTCCAAC AAACGTAAGAGCATGACCAAGCTGCGAGGCCCAAACCCCAAATCCAGCCGGACTACTCTGCAGTCCAAGTCG GAGTCCGAGGAGGATGATGAAGAGGATGAGgatgatgaggatgaggatgaagaagaggaagatgatGAGAATGGGGACTCCTCTGAAGATGGCGGCGACTCCTCCGAGTCCAGCAGCGAGGACGAGAGCGAGGATGGGGATGAG AATGAAGAGGATGATGAGGACGAAGATGACGACGAGGATGACGATGAGGATGAAGACAACGAGTCCGAGGGCAGCagctccagctcctcctcctcaggGGACTCCTCAGACTCTGACTCCAACTGA